From a single Caloenas nicobarica isolate bCalNic1 chromosome 12, bCalNic1.hap1, whole genome shotgun sequence genomic region:
- the LOC135993356 gene encoding ligand of Numb protein X 2-like, which yields MADPLAEEHASQANELCCECGQFHLLLDNHLYNFQDEVDDELICHICLQPLLQPMDTPCGHTYCFKCLENFMQEYNFCPMDRKKLSFQQCHKSSLLVRNLLDKLVVLCPFKAECQQIMQRCELEAHLQNRCPGFKKYKSELQRKKNPVSKGKEDPPAKVEPNTAKDPEVPSGGSSLVAESSAAAVVSLGTAEPGLVNPAFEETEEDLPQRTSLVAETNTIEIHREDLEEELGMRIVGGKDTPLGNIVVQEVLRDSVIAADGRIAPGDHILEVNGVNISSVTHCQAVSFLRHPGPVLHLMVLQEKGFSNKTAQQDSSSAMNREVIHVTLIKRDRSEPLGIKLIRKTDEAGIFILDMLEGGLAAKNGKLSRNDRVLSINGQDLRQGTPETAAQIIQTTESRVNFVVLRQPGVQLSDPVEDGITSNNSSSSSNGGSPVHHRRRLDQNHYRRKSNYQKDLPQGYVSHEKTVAIKKEPKESLGITIGGGRDNKNKLPIYVTSVQPIGCLFRDGRIKRGDVLLSINGIDLTHLNYYEAVSALKSNAASHSVVLKALEIISVNSAEPSLDIKEQGFSWSPLWITWLGLPSHLHCCQDIVLSKGNLESWGFSIVGGFEESKGNQPFFIKTIVPGTPAFRDRKLKCGDEIVAVNGVPAIGMSNSELIPMLKEQRNKVTLTVVSWPGSLV from the exons ATGGCTGATCCTCTGGCAGAAGAACACGCGTCCCAAGCCAATGAACTCTGCTGCGAGTGCGGGCAGTTCCACCTCTTGCTGGACAATCACCTCTACAACTTCCAGGATGAAGTGGATGATGAACTCATCTGCCACATCTGCCTTCAGCCTCTGCTCCAGCCTATGGACACCCCCTGCGGACACACGTACTGTTTCAAGTGCCTTGAAAACTTCATGCAGGAGTACAACTTCTGTCCCATGGATCGGAAGAAACTCTCTTTCCAGCAGTGCCACAAGTCCAGCCTTCTAGTACGAAACCTCTTGGATAAGCTGGTTGTCTTGTGTCCCTTCAAGGCAGAGTGCCAGCAGATAATGCAGCGGTGTGAACTAGAAGCTCATCTGCAGAACAG GTGTCCTGGTTTCAAGAAATACAAATCTGAACTACAGCGGAAAAAGAATCCCGTTTCCAAAGGGAAGGAAGATCCTCCTGCCAAGGTGGAGCCAAACACAGCCAAGGACCCAGAGGTACCAAGCGGAGGGTCATCCCTTGTGGCAGAAAGCTCCGCAGCTGCTGTGGTGTCGCTGGGGACTGCAGAGCCTGGGCTGGTTAATCCAGCTTTTGAGGAGACTGAAGAAG ACCTTCCTCAGAGAACTAGTCTTGTGGCTGAAACGAACACAATTGAAATTCACCGAGAAGACCTGGAGGAAGAGCTGGGGATGAGGATAGTTGGCGGTAAAGACACCCCGCTAGGAAACATCGTTGTTCAGGAAGTCTTGCGGGATTCTGTCATTGCTGCGGATGGAAGAATAGCACCTGGGGACCATATTCTTGAG GTGAATGGTGTCAACATCAGCAGCGTGACTCACTGCCAAGCTGTCTCCTTCCTGCGCCACCCAGGTCCTGTTCTCCACCTCATGGTCTTGCAGGAGAAGGGGTTTTCCAACAAGACTGCACAGCAGGATTCCAGTTCTGCTATGAATCGGGAAGTGATCCACGTTACCTTAATAAAGAGAGACCGATCCGAACCCTTGGGAATCAAACTGATCAGGAAGACAGACGAGGCAGGGATTTTTATTCTAGACATGTTAGAGGGAGGTTTGGCAGCCAAAAATGGAAAGCTGAGTCGGAATGACAGAGTCCTGTCGATAAACGGCCAGGATTTGAGGCAAGGAACACCTGAGACTGCTGCACAGATAATCCAG ACCACTGAATCCAGAGTGAACTTTGTGGTCCTGAGGCAGCCAGGTGTACAGCTCTCAGACCCGGTAGAAGATGGCATCACATcaaataacagcagcagcagtagcaaCGGAGGGAGCCCTGTGCACCATCGGAGACGACTAGACCAGAATCACTACAGACGAAAATCTAACTACCAGAAG GATTTACCTCAGGGATATGTAAGTCATGAAAAGACAGTTGCAATAAAAAAGGAACCAAAGGAATCTTTAGGAATAACAATTGGAGGCGGAAGGGATAACAAAAACAAGCTCCCTATATATGTAACGAGTGTGCAGCCCATCGGATGCCTCTTCAGGGATGGCAGAATCAAGCGAG GAGATGTACTTTTGAGCATTAACGGCATTGATTTGACTCACCTGAACTACTATGAAGCTGTCTCAGCACTGAAATCTAATGCTGCTTCCCACTCAGTCGTACTGAAAGCCTTGGAAATCATTTCAGTGAACTCGGCAGAGCCGTCTCTGGACATCAAGGAGCAAGGATTCAGCTGGTCTCCCCTCTGGATCACATGGCTCGGATTGCCCAG CCACCTCCACTGCTGTCAGGATATTGTCCTCAGTAAAGGGAACCTGGAGAGCTGGGGCTTCAGCATTGTTGGAGGCTTTGAGGAGAGCAAAGGAAACCAGCCGTTCTTCATCAAAACCATCGTGCCGGGGACTCCCGCCTTCCGAGACAGGAAACTCAA GTGTGGAGATGAAATAGTGGCAGTAAACGGAGTGCCAGCGATAGGAATGAGCAACTCTGAACTAATCCCAATGCTGAAGGAACAACGGAACAAAGTGACGCTGACTGTGGTGTCCTGGCCGGGAAGCCTTGTGTGA